A single region of the Raphanus sativus cultivar WK10039 chromosome 1, ASM80110v3, whole genome shotgun sequence genome encodes:
- the LOC108811022 gene encoding LRR receptor-like serine/threonine-protein kinase ERL1: MMRFTQLIWCLMLLLQFSFFADAMLDPVDFLALQAIRKSLHDLPGSNFFHSWDFTSDPCGFAGVYCDGDKVISLNLGDPRAGSPGLSGRIDPAIGKLSALTELSIVPGRIMGALPATISQLKDLRFLAISRNFISGEIPASLGEVRRLRTLDLSYNQLTGTISPSIGSLPELSNLILCHNHLTGSIPPFLSQSLTRIDLKRNSLTGSISPASLPPSLKYLSLAWNQLTGPVDRVLIRLNQLNYLDLSLNRLTGTIPGRIFAFPITNLQLQRNFFYGPIQPANRVTIPTVDLSYNRFSGGISPLLSSVENLYLNSNRFTGEVPASFVERLLSASIQTLYLQHNFLTGIQISPAAEIPVSSSLCLQYNCMVPPLQTPCPLKAGPQKTRPTTQCNEWRG, from the coding sequence atgatgagattCACTCAGTTGATTTGGTGTTTAATGCTTCTCCTTCAGTTCAGCTTCTTTGCGGATGCGATGCTCGACCCTGTTGACTTCTTGGCTCTCCAAGCGATTCGTAAATCTCTCCACGATTTGCCTGGTTCCAATTTCTTCCACTCATGGGACTTCACCTCTGACCCCTGCGGCTTCGCCGGAGTCTACTGCGACGGAGATAAAGTGATTTCTCTCAACCTCGGCGATCCCAGAGCCGGTTCACCCGGTTTATCCGGTAGGATCGACCCGGCTATTGGCAAGCTCTCTGCTCTCACGGAGCTCTCCATCGTCCCGGGACGTATCATGGGCGCTTTACCGGCAACAATCTCTCAGCTTAAAGACCTACGTTTCCTCGCAATCAGCAGAAATTTCATCTCCGGCGAGATTCCGGCGAGTCTCGGCGAGGTTCGCCGTCTCAGAACGCTCGATTTGAGCTACAATCAGCTAACCGGAACCATTTCTCCGTCCATCGGATCCTTACCGGAGCTCTCCAATTTGATTCTCTGCCACAATCACTTAACCGGATCAATCCCTCCGTTTCTCTCCCAATCGCTAACCCGAATCGATCTCAAACGCAACAGCCTCACCGGTTCAATCTCTCCCGCGTCTCTCCCTCCGTCTCTGAAATATCTATCACTCGCCTGGAACCAATTAACCGGACCGGTTGACAGAGTTTTAATCCGGTTAAACCAGCTTAACTACCTCGATCTCAGTTTAAACCGGTTAACCGGTACGATCCCAGGTCGAATCTTTGCCTTCCCGATCACCAACCTCCAGTTACAACGCAACTTCTTCTACGGTCCGATTCAGCCGGCAAACCGAGTGACGATCCCAACCGTCGATCTCAGCTACAACCGGTTCTCCGGTGGGATATCTCCGCTCCTCTCGAGCGTCGAGAATCTCTACCTCAACAGCAATCGATTCACCGGAGAAGTACCGGCGAGCTTCGTGGAGAGGCTGCTATCAGCGAGCATTCAGACGCTGTATCTGCAGCATAACTTCTTGACGGGGATACAGATCAGCCCGGCGGCGGAAATACCGGTGAGCAGCTCGCTGTGTCTGCAGTATAACTGCATGGTTCCTCCGTTGCAGACGCCGTGTCCGCTAAAGGCCGGCCCACAGAAGACTAGGCCCACTACACAATGCAACGAATGGCGCGGATAA
- the LOC108841955 gene encoding RNA-binding protein BRN2: protein MAEETKENEEERVKLFVGQVPKHMTEDQLLPLFQEFSIVHEVNIIKDKITRASRGCCFVICHSREEADKVVNGCHNKKTLPGASSPLQVKYADGEVERLEHKLFVGMLPKNVTEAEVSSLFSKYGTIKDVQILRGSLQTSKGCVFLKYESKEQAVAAMEAINGKHIVEGSNVPLVVKWADTERERQARRLQKAQSHASRLANSDPQYPSVFRALPMSYVPPYNRYGYHAPGNYGYMLPPIQTQPAFNSMVSPNHGANNASQGATLTESVPPRLAARRNFHMPLGNYSYHGLQYPMAFPRGMISSRLPLTTVSHGSSNNGASTPSSLQTEGPAGANLFIYNIPRAFGDRELAVAFQPFGKVVSAKVFVDKATGVSKCFGFISYDSQEAAQNAINTMNGYQLSGKKLKVEVKRENGQQQQSNKPVNS from the exons ATGGCGGAGGAGACGAAGGAGAACGAAGAAGAGAGGGTGAAGCTGTTCGTCGGACAAGTTCCGAAGCACATGACGGAGGACCAGCTCCTCCCATTGTTCCAGGAGTTCTCCATCGTACACGAAGTCAACATCATTAAGGACAAGATAACGCGAGCTTCCCGAG GATGTTGCTTTGTGATATGTCATTCAAGAGAAGAAGCAGAC AAAGTGGTCAATGGTTGCCATAACAAGAAGACATTGCCTGGG GCTTCTAGTCCGTTGCAAGTTAAGTATGCAGATGGCGAGGTTGAAAGACTAG AGCACAAACTTTTCGTTGGTATGCTTCCAAAGAATGTCACTGAAGCTGAAGTCTCATCCTTATTCTCCAAATATGGAACCATAAAGGATGTGCAGATTCTAAGAGGGTCTCTACAAACTAGCAAAG GCTGTGTCTTTCTGAAATATGAGTCTAAAGAACAAGCTGTCGCTGCTATGGAGGCCATTAACGGAAAACATATAGTGGAG gGTTCGAATGTTCCTTTGGTTGTCAAATGGGCAGACACAGAAAGGGAAAGACAAGCCCGAAGACTTCAGAAAGCTCAATCTCATGCCTCCAGACTCGCTAACTCTGACCCACAGTATCCTTCTGTGTTTCGAGCCTTACCAATGAGTTATGTTCCTCCTTATAATAGATATGGCTATCAT GCACCTGGAAATTATGGGTACATGCTACCACCTATCCAGACTCAACCTGCATTTAACAGTATGGTTTCACCGAACCATGGTGCCAATAATGCATCGCAAGGAGCCACTTTGACCGAGTCTGTTCCACCGCGTTTAGCCGCCCGTAGAAACTTCCATATGCCTCTAGGAAACTATAGTTATCATGGTCTTCAGTATCCAATGGCGTTTCCTAGAGGGATGATCAGTTCTCGCCTTCCTCTAACCACGGTTTCACATGGCAGTTCAAACAACGGCGCATCGACACCTAGCTCGCTGCAAACTGAAG GACCGGCAGGTGCAAATCTATTTATCTATAACATACCTCGAGCATTCGGGGATCGAGAACTTGCGGTTGCATTTCAACCGTTTGGTAAGGTTGTAAGCGCCAAGGTTTTTGTAGACAAGGCCACTGGTGTAAGCAAATGTTTTG GATTCATTAGTTATGACTCACAAGAAGCTGCTCAAAACGCTATTAACACGATGAACGGTTACCAATTAAGCGGTAAGAAGTTGAAAGTTGAGGTCAAGAGAGAAAACGGCCAACAACAACAGAGTAACAAACCTGTAAACAGCTGA
- the LOC108842468 gene encoding uncharacterized protein LOC108842468, giving the protein MNKRLFLRIVHRLSTEVEYFRLTEDALGRSSLTPLQKCTAAIRQLAYGSASDAVDEYVRLAETTAQHCLHNFTAGIIDLFGDQYLRRPTPEDLQRLLLKGEERGFPGMIGSIDCMHWEWKNCPTAWKGMYSRGSGKPTIVLEAVASYDLWIWHSFFGAPGTMNDLNILDRSPVFDDIINGEAPEVNFYVNGREYNLAYYLTDGIYPKWATFIQSIRLPQTPKHSKFATTQESVRKDVERAFGVLQSRFAIVKNPSKL; this is encoded by the coding sequence ATGAACAAGCGCTTGTTCTTGAGAATTGTGCATCGTCTCTCTACAGAAGTTGAATATTTTCGTCTAACTGAAGATGCCCTCGGACGGTCGAGTCTAACTCCGCTCCAAAAATGTACCGCAGCAATTCGTCAATTGGCCTATGGTAGTGCCTCTGATGCAGTTGACGAGTATGTACGACTTGCTGAAACAACGGCTCAACACTGTTTGCACAATTTCACAGCCGGGATAATCGACTTATTTGGCGATCAATACCTAAGACGTCCCACACCGGAGGATCTACAAAGACTACTGCTAAAGGGTGAAGAACGTGGATTTCCCGGGATGATTGGAAGCAttgactgtatgcattgggagtggaagaaCTGCCCCACCGCTTGGAAAGGGATGTATTCTCGAGGATCCGGAAAACCAACAATTGTGTTGGAGGCGGTTGCTTCGTATGACCTTTGGATATGGCACTCATTTTTTGGAGCTCCAGGTACTATGAACGATCTCAATATTCTTGATAGatcacctgtttttgatgatATAATTAATGGAGAAGCTCCCGAAGTTAATTTCTATGTCAACGGAAGAGAGTACAATTTGGCTTACTATCTGACGGATGGTATTTATCCAAAGTGGGCGACTTTTATTCAATCAATCCGACTACCACAGACTCCAAAACATTCAAAATTTGCTACAACCCAAGAATCCGTTCGAAAAGATGTTGAGCGTGCCTTTGGAGTCCTCCAATCTAGGTTCGCCATTGTTAAAAATCCATCTAAATTATGA
- the LOC108857367 gene encoding uncharacterized protein At4g04775-like, which produces MGVYSYSQPSQSEDLFGNNDDSDYSETEDLIRRDQAELSLERRSEVQYPPQPEVEFGCPQVCYCGSQPLLRNSRTDPGRLVYTCANVDDGECHVWKWWDEAIMEEMRARDRHVLQLAEKVDNLTVLPDYETDQRLSTLEKIVDDIVVDKSEQRLSSLEKYGFQCFVIAMLLVVVVVAMVV; this is translated from the exons ATGGGAGTTTACAGCTATTCGCAGCCATCTCAGTCGgaagatttatttggaaacaaTGACGATAGTGACTACAGTGAGACGGAGGATTTAATACGCCGTGATCAAGCTGAGCTAAGCTTGGAAAGACGTTCAGAGGTTCAGTATCCTCCGCAACCGGAGGTTGAGTTTGGCTGCCCACAGGTTTGCTACTGTGGTTCTCAGCCACTCCTCCGCAACAGTCGTACTGATCCAG GTCGGTTAGTCTACACTTGCGCGAATGTTGACGATGGCGAATGCCATGTCTGGAAGTGGTGGGATGAGGCCATCATGGAGGAGATGAGAGCGAGAGATAGACACGTGCTTCAGCTAGCTGAGAAGGTAGATAATCTAACCGTGCTGCCTGACTATGAGACTGATCAGAGGTTGAGTACCCTAGAGAAGATTGTGGATGATATAGTGGTGGATAAATCTGAGCAGAGGTTGAGTAGCCTAGAGAAGTATGGGTTTCAGTGCTTTGTAATAGCCATGCTTCTTGTTGTGGTTGTGGTAGCCATGGTGGTCTAA
- the LOC108842480 gene encoding glutathione S-transferase T3-like, with the protein MNPNYHPAQSSSYVGLLHSKDGSAFNENFPYESFHSSVNFGDSEPIPAFSSQQTQDAPPETPVARAVRRKWNPTDDEVLISGWLNTSKDPIVSNDQKAGTFWNRVAAYYASSPHGREDGEREWVHCKKRWHRINDEINKFCGAYAAAERQQRSGESDTDVLKKAHDIFHSDNGHKFTLEHAWCMLKYEQKWMSLNTPTPGSKRKNTETSTQSSTTKGFVEPESTPQGLVEPERRPEGIKAAKAKRNTLKGKSVAEYAAVWDMKKADLEKKETLSKLGILDSLIALAKVQPLTEAEEAAKNKILAQYF; encoded by the coding sequence ATGAATCCAAATTATCATCCTGCTCAATCCTCTAGTTACGTAGGACTGCTTCACAGTAAAGATGGTAGTGCTTTCAATGAAAACTTTCCTTATGAAAGTTTTCATTCTAGTGTTAACTTTGGAGATTCCGAACCTATCCCGGCTTTCAGTTCTCAACAAACTCAAGACGCACCTCCAGAGACACCAGTGGCCCGTGCTGTGAGACGCAAATGGAACCCAACAGATGACGAGGTGCTGATAAGTGGCTGGCTTAACACTTCTAAGGATCCTATAGTGTCAAATGACCAGAAGGCGGGTACCTTCTGGAACCGAGTTGCTGCTTATTATGCATCAAGTCCACACGGAAGAGAGGATGGTGAGAGAGAGTGGGTTCATTGCAAGAAGAGGTGGCACAGAATCAATGATGAGATAAACAAGTTCTGTGGCGCATACGCGGCAGCAGAGAGACAACAGAGGAGTGGTGAGAGTGACACTGACGTTCTGAAGAAGGCGCATGACATTTTCCACTCTGATAATGGACACAAGTTCACCCTTGAACACGCGTGGTGTATGCTCAAGTATGAACAGAAGTGGATGAGTCTTAACACACCTACACCAGGTTCGAAGAGGAAGAACACTGAGACAAGTACCCAAAGTTCTACCACTAAAGGTTTTGTTGAACCTGAGAGCACGCCACAAGGCCTCGTTGAGCCTGAGCGCAGGCCAGAAGGGATCAAGGCTGCTAAGGCTAAAAGAAACACGCTTAAAGGGAAGTCTGTGGCTGAGTATGCGGCTGTGTGGGATATGAAGAAGGCGGatttggagaagaaggagaCACTGTCGAAGCTAGGTATACTAGACAGTCTCATTGCACTTGCCAAGGTGCAACCATTGACTGAGGCGGAAGAAGCGGCGAAGAATAAGATACTAGCCCAGTACTTCTGA